The following proteins are co-located in the Manihot esculenta cultivar AM560-2 chromosome 9, M.esculenta_v8, whole genome shotgun sequence genome:
- the LOC122724657 gene encoding pentatricopeptide repeat-containing protein At1g63330-like, with protein MMMKMPWRRKSRSFHLQLQGAIGTIQSPFLFLFTNYCHSSTSTLEDARFLTNNFKSASFTRLDDAIASFNHVIHKHPLPSRVHFNRFLSALVKMKQYHTVLSMSKTIELVGISHDVYSINILINCFCRLHLVDFGFSVFGKMFKFGLEPTTVTFNTLINGLCMESKIDKAVEFFDHMVARGYQPDVRTFNMIVNGICKFGKTNVAIGLLKGMTDRGCEPNVVTYSAIIDALCKDELVGEALELFSQMRNKGISPDVITYNSLIHGVCKLGQKNQALALMNEMVEHNILPNVYTFNVLIDALCKDGMVSEARNTFNVMIQRGVEPDVVTYNSLIDGLCISDQFKEALALLKEMVGRNISPNVFTFNILIDTLCKKGLVSIAQNIIKIMIQRGVEPDVVTYNSLMDGYCLCKQIDKARKLFDLMVTNEIANIFSYSILINGYCKCKMIDDAKELFDEMSHKGLVLDVVTYSILIKGMFQAGRPQNVKELFKDMCSHGQQPDIVTFSIMIDGLCRQGNLDEALTLLKAMEKSQLKPNFVIYSILINGMCKVGKINDAKELFSSLFEIGLQPDICVYNAIMKGLCQQGLMDEAYKIFRDMEKGGCLPNNWCYNIIIQGFLKHEDLPKASELINEMVDKGFSADDATTELVVHLSRNNDLILRLLKVRNERSAN; from the coding sequence atgatgatgaagatgccttggaggagaaagagcaggagcttccatcttcagctacaaggggcaatcggtaccattcaatctccattcctattcttatttaccaattattgccattcttctacttccacacttgaagatgcacgcttcttgacaaataacttcaaatctgcTTCTTTTACACGCCTTGATGATGCCATTGCTTCCTTCAATCATGTAATTCATAAGCATCCTCTGCCTTCTAGGGTTCATTTTAATAGATTCTTATCTGCCCTTGTGAAAATGAAACAATATCACACTGTCCTTTCCATGTCCAAAACAATTGAATTGGTAGGAATCTCTCACGATGTTTATTCTATTAAcatcttaattaattgcttCTGCCGTTTACATCTTGTGGATTTTGGCTTCTCTGTTTTCGGGAAGATGTTCAAATTCGGATTGGAGCCTACCACTGTGACATTTAATACcttaattaatgggctttgTATGGAGAGCAAAATCGATAAAGCAGTGGAATTTTTCGATCATATGGTTGCACGTGGTTATCAACCTGATGTTCGTACTTTCAATATGATAGTAAACGGAATTTGTAAATTTGGGAAAACAAATGTGGCTATCGGGCTACTAAAGGGAATGACTGATAGAGGTTGTGAGCCAAATGTTGTGACATACAGTGCAATCATTGACGCCCTTTGCAAGGATGAGCTAGTTGGTGAGGCTTTAGAGCTCTTCTCTCAAATGAGGAATAAGGGCATTTCACCTGATGTCATCACTTACAATAGTTTAATTCATGGTGTTTGCAAATTAGGCCAAAAGAACCAAGCTTTGGCCTTGATGAATGAAATGGTGGAGCACAACATATTACCAAATGTTTATACCTTCAATGTATTGATTGATGCTCTTTGTAAGGATGGAATGGTTTCAGAGGCTCGAAATACATTCAAtgtaatgattcaaagaggtgtagAGCCTGATGTGGTCACCTACAATTCCTTAATTGATGGTCTTTGCATTTCAGACCAATTCAAGGAAGCTTTGGCCTTGTTGAAAGAAATGGTGGGGAGGAACATATCCCCTAATGTTTTTACCTTCAATATATTGATCGACACTCTTTGTAAGAAAGGACTGGTTTCAATTGCAcagaatataatcaaaataatgattcaaagaggtgtggAACCTGATGTTGTCACTTATAATTCATTGATGGATGGATATTGTCTGTGCAAGCAAATTGATAAGGCTAGAAAGCTATTTGATCTGATGGTGACCAATGAAATAGCTAACATTTTTAGCTACAGCATTTTGATCAATGGATATTGTAAGTGCAAAATGATAGATGATGCAAAGGAGCTTTTTGATGAAATGTCTCATAAAGGTTTAGTTCTTGATGTTGTTACTTATTCTATTCTTATAAAGGGTATGTTTCAAGCGGGGAGGCCCCAAAATGTAAAAGAGCTCTTTAAGGATATGTGCTCTCATGGTCAACAGCCAGATATAGTAACCTTCTCAATTATGATTGATGGCTTGTGTAGACAAGGGAATCTCGATGAAGCACTcacactattgaaagcaatggagaaaagtcagttgaagcctaattttgtgatctaTAGCATTCTGATCAATGGTATGTGCAAAGTTGGGAAGATTAATGATGCCAAGGAACTGTTTTCTAGTCTTTTTGAAATTGGTTTACAGCCTGATATTTGTGTATATAATGCAATTATGAAAGGGCTCTGCCAACAAGGATTAATGGATGAAGCGTATAAGATTTTTAGAGACATGGAAAAGGGAGGATGTTTACCGAATAATTGGTGTTATAATATCATCATTCAAGGGTTTCTCAAGCATGAGGATTTACCAAAAGCATCAGAACTAATCAACGAAATGGTTGATAAGGGGTTCTCTGCTGATGATGCTACCACCGAATTGGTAGTACATTTATCGCGGAATAATGATCTCATTCTGAGGCTTTTAAAGGTGCGCAATGAGCGATCAGCAAACTAA
- the LOC110611558 gene encoding pentatricopeptide repeat-containing protein At1g63330 isoform X1 produces the protein MMMKMPWRRKSRSFHLQLQGAIGTIQSPFLFLFTNYCHSSTSTLEDARFLTNNLKSASFTRLDDAIASFNHVIHKHPLPSRAQFSRFLSALVKMKQYHTVFSMSKTIELLGISHDVYSLSILINCFCHLHLVDFGFSVFGKMLKFGLEPTTVTFNTLINGLCIESKIDKAVEFFDDMVARGYQPDVRTFNVIVNGMCKFGKTNVAIGLLKGMADRGCEPNVVTYSAIIDALCKDELVGEALELFSQMRNKGISPNVITYNSLIHGVCKLGQKNQALALMNEIVEQNILPDVYTFNVLIDALCKDGMVSEAQNTFNVMIQRGVEPDVVTYNSLIDGLCISDQFKEALALLKEMVGRNISPDVFTFNILINTLCKKGMVSNAQNIIKIMIQRGVEPTVVTYNSLMDGFCLCKQIDKARKVFDLMVTNEIADIFSYNILINGYCKCKMIDDAKELFDEMSHKGLVPNAVTYHSLIKGMFQAGRPQNAKELFKDMCSHGQQPDIVTFSIMIDGLCSQGNLDEALTLLKKMEESQLKPNLVIYCILINGMCKAGKINDAKELFSSLFENGLRPNVYVYSAIMKRLCRKGLIDEAYKVFRDMEKGGCLPNNCYYNIIIQGFLKHEDLPKASELINEMVDKGFSADATTTELVVHLSRNNDLILRLLKVRNEGSAN, from the coding sequence atgatgatgaagatgccttggaggaggaagagcaggagcttccatcttcagctacAAGGGGCAATTGGTACCATTCAATCTCCATTCCTATTCTTATTTACCAATTATTGCCATTCTTCTACTTCCACACTTGAAGATGCACGCTTCTTGACAAATAACTTGAAATCTGCTTCTTTTACCCGCCTTGATGATGCCATTGCTTCCTTCAATCATGTAATTCATAAGCATCCTCTTCCTTCTAGGGCTCAATTTAGTAGATTCTTATCTGCCCTTGTGAAAATGAAACAATATCACACTGTCTTTTCCATGTCCAAAACAATTGAATTGCTAGGAATCTCACACGATGTTTATTCTCTTAGcatcttaattaattgcttCTGCCACTTACACCTTGTGGATTTTGGCTTCTCTGTTTTTGGTAAGATGCTCAAATTCGGATTGGAGCCTACCACTGTGACATTTAATACcttaattaatgggctttgTATAGAGAGTAAAATCGATAAAGCAGTGGAATTTTTCGATGATATGGTTGCACGTGGTTATCAACCTGATGTTCGTACTTTCAATGTGATAGTAAACGGAATGTGTAAATTTGGGAAAACAAATGTGGCTATTGGGCTACTAAAGGGAATGGCTGATAGAGGTTGTGAGCCAAATGTTGTGACATACAGTGCAATCATTGACGCCCTTTGCAAGGATGAGCTAGTTGGTGAGGCTTTAGAGCTCTTCTCTCAAATGAGGAATAAGGGCATTTCACCTAATGTCATCACTTACAATAGTTTAATTCATGGTGTTTGCAAATTAGGCCAAAAGAACCAAGCTTTGGCCTTGATGAATGAAATTGTGGAGCAAAACATATTACCAGATGTTTATACCTTCAATGTATTGATTGATGCTCTTTGTAAGGATGGAATGGTTTCAGAGGCTCAAAATACATTCAAtgtaatgattcaaagaggtgtagAGCCTGATGTGGTCACCTATAATTCCTTAATTGATGGTCTTTGCATTTCAGACCAATTCAAGGAAGCTTTGGCCTTGTTGAAAGAAATGGTGGGGAGGAACATATCCCCTGATGTTTTTACCTTCAATATATTGATCAACACTCTTTGTAAGAAAGGAATGGTTTCAAATGCACAGAATATAATCAAgataatgattcaaagaggtgtggAACCTACTGTTGTCACTTATAATTCATTGATGGATGGATTTTGTCTGTGCAAGCAAATTGATAAGGCTAGAAAGGTATTTGATCTGATGGTGACCAATGAAATAGCTGACATTTTTAGCTACAACATTTTGATCAATGGATATTGTAAGTGCAAAATGATAGATGATGCAAAGGAACTTTTTGATGAAATGTCTCATAAAGGTTTAGTTCCTAATGCTGTTACTTATCATAGTCTTATAAAGGGTATGTTTCAAGCAGGGAGGCCCCAAAATGCAAAAGAGCTCTTTAAGGATATGTGCTCTCATGGTCAACAGCCAGATATAGTAACCTTCTCAATTATGATTGATGGCTTGTGTAGTCAGGGGAATCTCGATGAAGCACTCACCCTGTTGAAAAAAATGGAGGAAAGTCAGTTAAAGCCTAATCTTGTGATCTATTGCATTCTGATCAATGGTATGTGCAAAGCTGGGAAGATTAATGATGCCAAGGAACTGTTTTCTAGTCTTTTTGAAAATGGTTTACGACccaatgtttatgtatatagtGCAATTATGAAAAGACTCTGCCGAAAAGGATTAATAGACGAAGCGTATAAGGTATTTAGAGACATGGAAAAGGGAGGATGTTTACCGAACAATTGTTATTATAATATCATCATTCAAGGGTTTCTCAAGCATGAGGATTTACCAAAAGCATCAGAACTAATCAACGAAATGGTTGATAAGGGGTtctctgctgatgctactacCACCGAATTGGTAGTACATTTATCGCGGAATAATGATCTCATTCTGAGGCTTTTAAAGGTGCGCAATGAGGGATCAGCAAACTAA
- the LOC110611558 gene encoding pentatricopeptide repeat-containing protein At1g63330 isoform X2, producing MMMKMPWRRKSRSFHLQLQGAIGTIQSPFLFLFTNYCHSSTSTLEDARFLTNNLKSASFTRLDDAIASFNHVIHKHPLPSRAQFSRFLSALVKMKQYHTVFSMSKTIELLGISHDVYSLSILINCFCHLHLVDFGFSVFGKMLKFGLEPTTVTFNTLINGLCIESKIDKAVEFFDDMVARGYQPDVRTFNVIVNGMCKFGKTNVAIGLLKGMADRGCEPNVVTYSAIIDALCKDELVGEALELFSQMRNKGISPNVITYNSLIHGVCKLGQKNQALALMNEIVEQNILPDVYTFNVLIDALCKDGMVSEAQNTFNVMIQRGVEPDVVTYNSLIDGLCISDQFKEALALLKEMVGRNISPDVFTFNILINTLCKKGMVSNAQNIIKIMIQRGVEPTVVTYNSLMDGFCLCKQIDKARKVFDLMVTNEIADIFSYNILINGYCKCKMIDDAKELFDEMSHKGLVPNAVTYHSLIKGMFQAGRPQNAKELFKDMCSHGQQPDIVTFSIMIDGLCSQGNLDEALTLLKKMEESQLKPNLVIYCILINGMCKAGKINDAKELFSSLFENGLRPNVYVYSAIMKRLCRKGLIDEAYKVFRDMEKGGCLPNNCYYNIIIQGFLKHEDLPKASELINEMVDKGFSADATTTELVVHLSRNNDLILRLLKL from the exons atgatgatgaagatgccttggaggaggaagagcaggagcttccatcttcagctacAAGGGGCAATTGGTACCATTCAATCTCCATTCCTATTCTTATTTACCAATTATTGCCATTCTTCTACTTCCACACTTGAAGATGCACGCTTCTTGACAAATAACTTGAAATCTGCTTCTTTTACCCGCCTTGATGATGCCATTGCTTCCTTCAATCATGTAATTCATAAGCATCCTCTTCCTTCTAGGGCTCAATTTAGTAGATTCTTATCTGCCCTTGTGAAAATGAAACAATATCACACTGTCTTTTCCATGTCCAAAACAATTGAATTGCTAGGAATCTCACACGATGTTTATTCTCTTAGcatcttaattaattgcttCTGCCACTTACACCTTGTGGATTTTGGCTTCTCTGTTTTTGGTAAGATGCTCAAATTCGGATTGGAGCCTACCACTGTGACATTTAATACcttaattaatgggctttgTATAGAGAGTAAAATCGATAAAGCAGTGGAATTTTTCGATGATATGGTTGCACGTGGTTATCAACCTGATGTTCGTACTTTCAATGTGATAGTAAACGGAATGTGTAAATTTGGGAAAACAAATGTGGCTATTGGGCTACTAAAGGGAATGGCTGATAGAGGTTGTGAGCCAAATGTTGTGACATACAGTGCAATCATTGACGCCCTTTGCAAGGATGAGCTAGTTGGTGAGGCTTTAGAGCTCTTCTCTCAAATGAGGAATAAGGGCATTTCACCTAATGTCATCACTTACAATAGTTTAATTCATGGTGTTTGCAAATTAGGCCAAAAGAACCAAGCTTTGGCCTTGATGAATGAAATTGTGGAGCAAAACATATTACCAGATGTTTATACCTTCAATGTATTGATTGATGCTCTTTGTAAGGATGGAATGGTTTCAGAGGCTCAAAATACATTCAAtgtaatgattcaaagaggtgtagAGCCTGATGTGGTCACCTATAATTCCTTAATTGATGGTCTTTGCATTTCAGACCAATTCAAGGAAGCTTTGGCCTTGTTGAAAGAAATGGTGGGGAGGAACATATCCCCTGATGTTTTTACCTTCAATATATTGATCAACACTCTTTGTAAGAAAGGAATGGTTTCAAATGCACAGAATATAATCAAgataatgattcaaagaggtgtggAACCTACTGTTGTCACTTATAATTCATTGATGGATGGATTTTGTCTGTGCAAGCAAATTGATAAGGCTAGAAAGGTATTTGATCTGATGGTGACCAATGAAATAGCTGACATTTTTAGCTACAACATTTTGATCAATGGATATTGTAAGTGCAAAATGATAGATGATGCAAAGGAACTTTTTGATGAAATGTCTCATAAAGGTTTAGTTCCTAATGCTGTTACTTATCATAGTCTTATAAAGGGTATGTTTCAAGCAGGGAGGCCCCAAAATGCAAAAGAGCTCTTTAAGGATATGTGCTCTCATGGTCAACAGCCAGATATAGTAACCTTCTCAATTATGATTGATGGCTTGTGTAGTCAGGGGAATCTCGATGAAGCACTCACCCTGTTGAAAAAAATGGAGGAAAGTCAGTTAAAGCCTAATCTTGTGATCTATTGCATTCTGATCAATGGTATGTGCAAAGCTGGGAAGATTAATGATGCCAAGGAACTGTTTTCTAGTCTTTTTGAAAATGGTTTACGACccaatgtttatgtatatagtGCAATTATGAAAAGACTCTGCCGAAAAGGATTAATAGACGAAGCGTATAAGGTATTTAGAGACATGGAAAAGGGAGGATGTTTACCGAACAATTGTTATTATAATATCATCATTCAAGGGTTTCTCAAGCATGAGGATTTACCAAAAGCATCAGAACTAATCAACGAAATGGTTGATAAGGGGTtctctgctgatgctactacCACCGAATTGGTAGTACATTTATCGCGGAATAATGATCTCATTCTGAGGCTTTTAAAG CTGTGA